From a single Betaproteobacteria bacterium genomic region:
- the ccsA gene encoding cytochrome c biogenesis protein CcsA, whose amino-acid sequence MWPWFAALAGVFTIAGLYLGLFVAPVDYQQGEVYRILYIHVPASVVGMFIYLVMAGYGVLALTLNTRLSAMMMEALAPTGALLTALALWTGSLWGRPTWGTYWVWDARITSTLLLVFLYVGYLALTHAIEDKRRADKAGALLVIVSSINVPIIYFSVKWWNTLHQGSSVSLAGNAIASPAMRWGLLLMTLACWMYAIAMTLVRVRAIIREREHDAAWMADVSGGKS is encoded by the coding sequence ATGTGGCCTTGGTTCGCGGCGCTCGCAGGTGTATTCACGATCGCGGGCCTATATCTTGGACTGTTTGTGGCGCCTGTCGATTATCAGCAGGGCGAGGTATACCGTATTCTTTATATTCACGTTCCGGCTTCCGTGGTCGGCATGTTCATCTATCTGGTAATGGCCGGTTATGGCGTGCTTGCGCTGACCCTCAACACGCGTCTGTCGGCGATGATGATGGAAGCATTGGCGCCGACCGGCGCCTTGCTTACCGCATTGGCTCTGTGGACCGGTTCACTGTGGGGGCGCCCCACCTGGGGTACTTACTGGGTGTGGGATGCACGGATTACGTCAACGTTGTTGCTGGTATTTTTGTACGTGGGCTATCTTGCGCTGACCCATGCCATCGAGGACAAGCGGCGCGCCGACAAGGCGGGAGCATTGCTGGTTATCGTCAGTTCGATAAACGTACCGATCATCTATTTTTCGGTCAAATGGTGGAATACGTTGCATCAGGGTTCTTCAGTGTCGCTGGCCGGAAACGCCATCGCCTCGCCAGCGATGCGGTGGGGCTTGTTGCTGATGACGCTTGCGTGCTGGATGTATGCGATTGCGATGACGCTGGTGCGCGTTCGCGCAATTATTCGGGAGCGCGAACATGACGCCGCATGGATGGCGGACGTCAGCGGAGGCAAATCATGA
- the ccmI gene encoding c-type cytochrome biogenesis protein CcmI yields the protein MIPFIVIACLMSLVALAFVLVPLLRSRSSSHGAEPARLSDAVSNVAVFRSQKREIEEEFARGSIGAEERDAALNELEQRLVDEVPGEANAEVVPATLARNRRPWLLMGVLGALIPIGAFMIYAVIGTPQALRPGGPVAAVSAGEGSPHAGMGTGADSAVSDQQIVAMVDTLAQKMQQNPGDPKGWVLLARSQGALGRYAEAAAAYERAAQLLPADAQLFADYADTVAMQQQGRFEGKPMALIQKALKLDPNNTKGLALAGTAELRLGNREASLKYWKKLKTLVAKDTDDERQIDAIIAEVQSGKGPIPAPARGADVAAVPAPTPAPASAPARPMENVKAAVPAAPTPVASGASAGATVSGQVMLTPEFAAKLGPTDTLFVFARAKEGPRMPLAILRIPAPKAGDFPKSFELTDAMAMAPGMSLSSFPEIVIEARISRSGSAPIQPGDLTGVSEAIKPGARAIKVTISRVAP from the coding sequence GTGATCCCATTTATCGTTATTGCATGCCTGATGTCGCTGGTCGCTTTGGCTTTCGTGCTTGTTCCACTGTTGCGGTCACGTTCCAGCAGTCACGGCGCTGAGCCGGCGAGGTTATCCGATGCCGTCAGCAATGTCGCTGTATTCCGCTCGCAAAAGCGCGAAATCGAGGAGGAGTTTGCACGCGGTTCCATAGGTGCGGAAGAGCGCGATGCCGCGTTGAATGAGCTCGAACAGCGGCTGGTCGATGAAGTGCCGGGGGAGGCGAATGCGGAAGTTGTGCCGGCAACATTAGCGCGCAATCGCCGCCCATGGCTGTTGATGGGCGTACTTGGCGCTCTGATCCCCATTGGCGCATTCATGATTTATGCCGTCATCGGTACTCCGCAGGCATTGCGGCCAGGTGGCCCAGTCGCCGCGGTAAGCGCCGGCGAAGGGTCCCCGCATGCAGGCATGGGTACGGGCGCCGATTCGGCGGTGTCGGACCAGCAGATTGTTGCCATGGTCGACACGCTCGCGCAAAAAATGCAGCAAAATCCGGGCGACCCCAAGGGCTGGGTGCTACTCGCACGTTCGCAGGGCGCGCTGGGACGTTATGCCGAGGCAGCGGCAGCGTACGAACGCGCCGCGCAATTGCTGCCGGCTGATGCCCAATTGTTCGCCGACTATGCGGATACCGTCGCGATGCAACAGCAAGGCCGTTTCGAAGGCAAGCCCATGGCGCTAATCCAGAAGGCGCTGAAGCTGGACCCCAATAACACCAAGGGGCTCGCGCTGGCCGGCACGGCGGAACTTCGGCTGGGCAACCGCGAGGCCTCTCTCAAATACTGGAAGAAGCTGAAAACGCTTGTGGCGAAAGATACGGATGACGAACGGCAGATCGACGCGATCATCGCCGAAGTTCAAAGTGGAAAAGGGCCAATACCCGCACCCGCGCGCGGCGCCGATGTGGCTGCCGTGCCCGCTCCCACCCCCGCGCCAGCCTCCGCTCCGGCACGGCCGATGGAGAACGTTAAAGCTGCCGTGCCCGCAGCTCCCACGCCTGTCGCATCTGGCGCGAGCGCCGGTGCGACCGTCTCCGGACAAGTCATGCTCACACCTGAATTCGCCGCGAAGCTCGGCCCGACAGACACATTGTTCGTTTTCGCCCGCGCCAAGGAAGGACCGCGCATGCCGTTGGCGATCCTCCGGATACCGGCACCGAAAGCTGGTGATTTCCCGAAATCGTTTGAATTGACGGATGCCATGGCGATGGCGCCAGGAATGAGTCTTTCGTCATTCCCCGAGATCGTCATCGAGGCGCGAATATCCCGGTCGGGCAGTGCGCCGATTCAGCCGGGAGATCTGACGGGGGTCAGCGAAGCGATCAAACCCGGCGCACGCGCGATCAAGGTAACCATTTCCCGGGTAGCGCCTTGA
- the ccmE gene encoding cytochrome c maturation protein CcmE produces MKARYKRFMWVAMGLAVVAVATTLVLRAFNSNLVFFFTPSEVAQKKAPQDRAFRMGGLVTAGSMKRNPDGLTVTFDVTDTAQTIPVTFTGILPDLFKEGKGVVAQGKIGQDGVFRATEVLAKHDENYMPPEAAEALKQAGSPIEGKMFAGQKEVVTQAAKGAKP; encoded by the coding sequence ATGAAGGCACGCTATAAGCGCTTCATGTGGGTTGCAATGGGATTGGCGGTGGTTGCGGTTGCCACCACGCTGGTATTGCGCGCCTTCAATTCCAATCTGGTGTTCTTTTTCACGCCGAGCGAAGTCGCGCAGAAAAAAGCACCGCAGGATCGCGCGTTCCGCATGGGCGGATTGGTGACCGCGGGCAGCATGAAACGCAACCCCGATGGACTGACCGTTACATTCGACGTGACCGACACCGCGCAAACAATTCCGGTTACCTTCACCGGTATTCTTCCCGACCTTTTCAAGGAAGGAAAGGGCGTGGTTGCGCAGGGCAAGATAGGTCAGGATGGTGTTTTTCGTGCCACCGAAGTGCTGGCCAAGCATGACGAGAACTACATGCCACCGGAAGCTGCGGAAGCATTGAAACAGGCTGGGAGTCCGATCGAAGGCAAGATGTTCGCCGGGCAGAAAGAAGTCGTCACGCAGGCAGCCAAAGGAGCCAAGCCATGA
- the ccmD gene encoding heme exporter protein CcmD produces the protein MNWAEFFSMGGRGFYVWGSYGAFALAIAIEIIMLRARTKRTVTLARESMK, from the coding sequence ATGAATTGGGCGGAATTCTTTTCCATGGGTGGACGCGGCTTTTATGTCTGGGGCTCGTATGGCGCGTTCGCGCTTGCCATCGCAATTGAAATCATCATGCTGCGCGCACGCACCAAGCGCACGGTGACATTAGCCAGGGAGAGCATGAAATGA
- a CDS encoding NADH-quinone oxidoreductase subunit B family protein — MIPILLKIIRTGIVSEPAPAVQEKFRETNSLRPEQIHHELLKKLGRALAIRQVDAGSCNGCELEIHALNNPYYNIEGLGIKFVASPRHADMLLVTGPVSRNMERALRIAWEATPDPKLVVAVGECGCNGGVFGESYASCGAISNVIPVDVSVPGCPPPPIEILQGILTAVTARVERLGA, encoded by the coding sequence ATGATTCCTATCCTGCTCAAGATCATCCGAACAGGCATCGTCAGCGAACCGGCGCCTGCGGTGCAAGAGAAATTCCGGGAAACGAACAGCCTGCGTCCTGAACAAATTCACCATGAACTTCTGAAAAAACTTGGTCGCGCGCTGGCAATTCGTCAAGTCGATGCAGGCTCGTGCAACGGTTGCGAACTCGAAATCCACGCACTCAACAACCCCTACTACAACATTGAGGGGCTGGGCATCAAGTTTGTGGCCAGTCCACGGCATGCCGATATGTTGCTCGTGACCGGACCGGTTTCACGCAACATGGAGCGCGCCCTCAGGATTGCCTGGGAAGCCACCCCTGATCCGAAACTGGTAGTCGCGGTCGGCGAATGCGGCTGCAATGGCGGCGTGTTTGGTGAAAGCTACGCCAGTTGCGGTGCAATATCGAACGTCATTCCCGTGGACGTCTCTGTTCCGGGTTGTCCGCCGCCGCCGATCGAGATCCTGCAGGGTATCCTCACCGCGGTCACCGCCCGGGTGGAGCGACTTGGCGCTTAG
- the ccmA gene encoding heme ABC exporter ATP-binding protein CcmA, which produces MTLAATGLTLSRGPRKLFADLSFKLESGQALVLRGSNGSGKTTLLRVLAGLTVADGGHLRWNEVQWTALCASQRAASLYLGHTNALKDELTAAENLAESLAFDGVAVPENLQRQSLDNMGLAERHHLHARRLSQGQKRRVGLARLALARKPLWLLDEPTNALDADGVALFSRVVAEHLQHGGMACIASHLPLAIAAPVHELVLGELSA; this is translated from the coding sequence TTGACCCTTGCCGCTACAGGTTTGACGCTCAGTCGCGGGCCGCGCAAATTATTCGCGGACCTCTCGTTCAAGCTGGAGTCGGGGCAAGCGCTGGTTTTGCGGGGTTCCAACGGCAGCGGCAAGACAACATTGTTGCGGGTGCTGGCCGGATTAACCGTCGCCGATGGCGGCCATCTGCGCTGGAATGAAGTGCAATGGACCGCGCTATGTGCAAGTCAGCGTGCGGCATCGCTGTATCTCGGGCACACCAATGCGCTGAAAGATGAATTGACGGCGGCGGAAAATCTTGCGGAATCACTGGCCTTCGACGGTGTTGCGGTTCCGGAGAATCTGCAACGTCAAAGCCTGGACAATATGGGGCTTGCGGAAAGGCATCATTTGCACGCGCGACGCCTTTCGCAGGGCCAGAAACGTCGAGTCGGCCTGGCGCGTCTGGCGCTCGCGCGCAAGCCGCTTTGGTTGCTCGATGAGCCCACCAATGCGCTCGACGCGGATGGCGTGGCACTTTTTTCGAGGGTCGTGGCCGAGCATTTGCAGCACGGCGGAATGGCCTGCATTGCCAGCCATTTGCCACTGGCCATTGCCGCACCGGTTCATGAGCTGGTATTGGGTGAGCTTAGCGCATGA
- a CDS encoding dioxygenase, which translates to MHKLPTLFLSHGSPMHAIHSGAAGQVWAALATQLPRPKAVLIVTAHWETNLPMLSGNAKPSMIYDFGGFPDELYKIVYPVPGAPDIAAHAQVLLKSAGLPAVIDGNRGLDHGTWVPLLKMYPDADVPVVQLSVQPAIGPRHHYDVGRALAPLTHEGVLIVGSGHLTHNLRDWMMSRGQTAHAPYAQEFQRWVFDHLAAHDVDALTRYRQEAPDAVRAHPTEEHFLPLFVALGAAGQDAKSERVFDGFEGSALAMDAYRFN; encoded by the coding sequence ATGCATAAGCTACCGACACTTTTCCTTTCGCACGGCTCACCCATGCACGCCATCCACTCAGGCGCAGCTGGCCAGGTATGGGCGGCACTTGCAACGCAATTGCCCAGGCCCAAGGCCGTGCTGATTGTGACGGCGCATTGGGAGACTAACCTGCCCATGCTTTCCGGCAACGCCAAACCGTCGATGATCTACGACTTCGGGGGCTTCCCGGATGAGTTGTACAAGATTGTCTACCCTGTACCGGGCGCGCCGGATATCGCGGCGCACGCGCAGGTGCTGCTGAAGTCGGCGGGATTGCCAGCAGTCATTGATGGCAACCGCGGACTCGATCATGGCACCTGGGTGCCACTGCTGAAAATGTATCCCGATGCCGACGTGCCCGTGGTGCAACTCTCTGTGCAGCCGGCGATCGGCCCGCGCCACCATTACGATGTCGGCCGTGCGCTGGCGCCGCTGACCCATGAAGGTGTGCTGATCGTCGGCTCTGGACATCTCACGCACAACCTGCGCGACTGGATGATGTCGCGCGGACAGACGGCACACGCGCCTTATGCCCAGGAGTTTCAACGCTGGGTATTCGATCACCTGGCCGCGCACGATGTCGATGCGTTGACCCGTTATCGTCAGGAAGCGCCGGATGCGGTGCGCGCGCATCCAACGGAAGAGCATTTTTTGCCCCTGTTTGTCGCGCTGGGTGCGGCGGGCCAAGACGCAAAATCGGAGCGGGTGTTCGACGGCTTTGAGGGTTCGGCATTGGCGATGGATGCCTATCGCTTCAATTGA
- a CDS encoding NADH-quinone oxidoreductase subunit C, with protein MRIPGLSLGFRLLPGAVPVAVARVDSAEWNEAARLVHETGRKLVALWGTDNRDRDGTFGMFAAYAVDSGLAVVELSIPPTPESEIPCYPDLSGMFPVANRMQRAVYDLLGIQASDASPSDPVDRRPWLRHGAWPEGVFPLRRDFDRTQHFDNPQQAYPFVRVAGDGVHEIPVGPIHAGIIEPGHFRFSIVGEKVLRLEERLGYTHKGVDKRFESFTLANGAKLAGRVSGDSTVAYAWAYAQAAESIMAVTAPARATWLRALMLERERVANHLGDLGALGNDAALAFGLSQFMRLKEDWLRWAGRVFGHRFMMDCIVPGGVSRDLSAEEAERLARLSYDLEKELQELRHIYYEHAGLQDRFITAGRVTPQLAMRLGLTGFAARASGQARDLRVAHPVAPYDELGVKAAVRPNGDAAARVTVRFDELFESLRLIRQIVHKLPAGELRTDVTVPPVGALGFGWVEGWRGEVLVALEVGEGGMIRRGHAHDPSWQNWPILEHAAMDNIVPDFPLINKSFNLSYSGHDS; from the coding sequence ATGCGCATTCCCGGACTCTCACTTGGTTTTCGCCTGCTTCCCGGTGCGGTACCGGTCGCGGTGGCTCGGGTTGACAGCGCCGAATGGAACGAAGCGGCGCGCCTGGTACACGAGACAGGCCGCAAACTGGTCGCCCTTTGGGGGACGGACAATCGCGATCGCGACGGAACGTTCGGCATGTTCGCGGCATATGCCGTCGATAGCGGATTGGCCGTGGTTGAGTTATCCATCCCGCCGACTCCGGAATCGGAAATTCCCTGCTACCCCGACCTCTCCGGCATGTTCCCGGTTGCCAACCGCATGCAGCGCGCGGTGTATGACCTTCTCGGCATTCAGGCAAGTGATGCCAGCCCGAGTGACCCAGTCGACCGGCGTCCCTGGCTCCGCCATGGTGCGTGGCCGGAAGGCGTGTTTCCATTGCGCCGGGATTTCGATCGCACGCAACATTTCGACAATCCGCAGCAAGCCTATCCCTTCGTGCGGGTCGCCGGTGACGGGGTGCACGAGATTCCCGTCGGGCCGATTCATGCGGGAATCATCGAGCCGGGCCACTTCCGTTTTTCGATCGTCGGCGAAAAGGTACTGCGACTTGAAGAACGCCTTGGCTATACGCACAAGGGTGTCGATAAACGATTTGAGAGTTTCACCTTGGCAAATGGCGCCAAGCTCGCCGGGCGTGTTTCGGGAGATTCAACCGTTGCCTATGCGTGGGCGTACGCGCAGGCGGCCGAGTCAATCATGGCTGTTACCGCGCCGGCCCGCGCGACCTGGCTGCGGGCACTCATGCTGGAACGTGAGCGTGTCGCCAATCACCTGGGTGATCTGGGTGCACTGGGAAACGACGCAGCGCTCGCCTTTGGTCTTTCGCAATTCATGCGTCTCAAAGAGGACTGGTTGCGCTGGGCCGGTCGCGTCTTCGGTCACCGCTTCATGATGGATTGCATTGTGCCCGGTGGCGTGTCGCGTGATCTTTCCGCCGAAGAGGCTGAGCGGCTGGCGCGACTCTCCTACGACCTTGAAAAGGAGCTGCAGGAGTTGCGGCACATTTACTATGAACACGCCGGGCTGCAGGACCGCTTTATCACCGCTGGCCGCGTGACGCCGCAATTGGCAATGCGGCTCGGACTCACCGGCTTCGCCGCGCGTGCCAGCGGGCAGGCACGCGATTTGCGCGTCGCGCATCCCGTCGCACCCTATGATGAACTGGGCGTGAAAGCCGCGGTGCGGCCCAACGGCGATGCTGCGGCACGCGTGACGGTGCGCTTCGATGAATTGTTCGAGTCGCTGCGATTGATTCGGCAGATCGTGCACAAACTGCCTGCTGGCGAATTGCGCACCGATGTTACTGTTCCGCCGGTCGGTGCCTTGGGTTTTGGCTGGGTGGAAGGATGGCGTGGAGAGGTGCTGGTGGCGCTGGAGGTTGGCGAAGGTGGCATGATTCGCCGTGGACATGCGCACGACCCATCCTGGCAGAACTGGCCCATTCTGGAACATGCCGCAATGGACAATATCGTTCCCGATTTCCCGCTTATCAATAAGTCGTTCAACCTGAGCTACAGCGGGCACGACTCATGA
- a CDS encoding heme lyase CcmF/NrfE family subunit: protein MIPELGQFSLVLALCLAITMGVVPMVGAFRQDTRMMSLARPLAQGQFLFVVFAFGCLMYAFITSDFSVQNVAANSNTKLPVYYRITASWGSHEGSLLLWVLMLSGWTFAVSIFSRNLPLEVISRVLAVLGLVAVGFYLFMLITSNPFDRLFPAAVEGRDLNPLLQDPGMIYHPPMLYMGYVGFSVAFAFAVAALVGGRLDATWARWSRPWTTAAWCFLTIGICLGSAWAYYELGWGGWWFWDPVENASFLPWLVGTALIHSLAVTEKRGIFKSWTVLLAIIAFSLSLLGTFLVRSGVLTSVHAFATDPRRGVFILAFLATVIGVSLALYAWRAPQLGLAKAPRAFSPTSRESLLLANNVLLLVAMLAVMLGTLYPLFLDALKMGKISVGPPYFDAVFYPLMAPALFLMGVGPIARWRNSTLPELAVRLKWAFGIAIVAGILIPFLMGKWSPLVASGLFLAAWIVAATSTAIVHRFQSTPAAGFIGKLTANSPSYYGMHLAHVGIAVFVIGVTLVKGYESERDVRLAIGQSATERGFEFKFISIAEKKGPNYQAMVGRFDVLRDGQVVRVLLPEKRTYFATGQTMTEADIDAGVTRDLYVSMGEPVENATDGAWGVRIYVKPFINWIWFGCVFMALGGVLAISDKRYRLKPKRVAESTAHAPADGARPKAPRGSQESPQGAE, encoded by the coding sequence ATGATCCCCGAACTCGGACAATTTTCTCTTGTACTTGCGTTATGCCTCGCGATCACGATGGGTGTCGTACCCATGGTCGGCGCGTTCCGCCAGGACACGCGCATGATGTCGCTGGCGCGGCCGCTGGCGCAAGGCCAGTTCCTGTTCGTGGTGTTCGCGTTTGGCTGTCTGATGTATGCGTTTATCACCAGCGATTTTTCGGTGCAGAATGTCGCCGCCAATTCGAACACCAAATTGCCGGTTTACTACCGGATCACGGCGTCATGGGGTTCGCACGAAGGATCGCTGTTGTTGTGGGTGCTGATGCTGAGTGGGTGGACCTTTGCCGTGTCGATTTTCAGCCGCAACCTGCCGCTGGAAGTGATCTCCCGCGTGCTTGCAGTACTTGGCCTGGTGGCGGTCGGTTTCTACCTGTTCATGTTGATCACCTCCAATCCATTTGATCGCTTGTTTCCTGCCGCAGTCGAAGGGCGAGATCTCAATCCCCTGCTGCAGGACCCCGGCATGATTTACCACCCGCCGATGCTCTACATGGGGTACGTCGGGTTTTCTGTCGCGTTTGCATTTGCGGTGGCGGCTTTGGTCGGTGGCAGGCTTGATGCGACTTGGGCGCGTTGGTCGCGTCCCTGGACGACGGCCGCGTGGTGCTTTCTGACCATCGGCATTTGTCTCGGTTCGGCATGGGCGTATTACGAACTGGGTTGGGGCGGCTGGTGGTTCTGGGACCCGGTGGAAAACGCGTCATTCCTGCCATGGCTGGTGGGCACGGCTTTGATCCATTCGTTGGCGGTCACGGAGAAGCGGGGCATCTTCAAAAGCTGGACGGTGCTGCTGGCGATCATTGCTTTTTCGCTCTCCTTGCTGGGTACATTCCTGGTGCGTTCGGGCGTGCTGACTTCGGTACACGCATTTGCCACCGATCCCCGCCGCGGCGTATTTATTCTTGCTTTCCTCGCGACAGTGATCGGTGTTTCGCTGGCGCTGTACGCGTGGCGCGCGCCGCAGTTGGGTTTGGCGAAGGCACCGCGTGCATTCTCCCCGACGTCCCGCGAATCGCTATTGCTGGCCAACAATGTGCTACTGCTGGTCGCCATGCTGGCGGTAATGCTGGGAACGCTCTATCCGCTTTTTCTGGATGCGTTGAAGATGGGCAAGATTTCCGTGGGGCCGCCGTATTTCGACGCCGTGTTCTATCCTCTGATGGCACCGGCGCTGTTTCTCATGGGGGTTGGTCCGATTGCCCGCTGGCGTAATTCGACGCTGCCGGAACTGGCGGTGCGTTTGAAGTGGGCGTTTGGCATTGCCATCGTCGCGGGCATTTTGATTCCATTCCTGATGGGCAAATGGTCGCCACTGGTGGCATCGGGGCTGTTCCTCGCCGCATGGATCGTCGCCGCAACTTCCACGGCCATCGTGCACCGGTTTCAATCCACGCCTGCTGCCGGATTCATCGGCAAGCTTACGGCAAATAGCCCGAGCTACTACGGTATGCACCTGGCGCACGTCGGGATCGCGGTATTCGTCATCGGCGTCACGCTGGTGAAAGGCTATGAATCCGAACGTGATGTTCGTCTCGCCATCGGGCAAAGCGCAACCGAGCGCGGGTTTGAATTCAAATTCATCTCGATTGCCGAAAAGAAGGGACCGAACTATCAGGCGATGGTCGGTCGTTTTGACGTTCTTCGCGATGGCCAGGTCGTCAGGGTGCTGCTCCCCGAAAAACGCACTTACTTTGCGACCGGCCAGACGATGACCGAGGCAGACATTGATGCGGGCGTCACGCGTGATCTGTATGTCTCGATGGGCGAACCGGTTGAAAACGCAACCGACGGCGCGTGGGGCGTGAGGATTTACGTGAAGCCTTTCATCAACTGGATTTGGTTCGGTTGCGTTTTCATGGCGTTGGGCGGCGTGCTGGCGATCAGCGACAAACGCTATCGACTCAAACCGAAGCGGGTTGCGGAAAGCACGGCGCATGCGCCCGCGGACGGCGCGCGACCGAAGGCTCCTCGTGGGAGCCAGGAATCACCACAAGGCGCGGAATAG
- the ccmB gene encoding heme exporter protein CcmB produces MNVAVAQASIEPLVVVAPERAVWLAAGRDLRLGLRSRAELVQALMFLIIVVSLFPLAVGPESALLKRIASGVVWVAALLSVLLTLPRIFAADYADGTLEQLVMSPYPLPLIAAGKMLAHWLMSGLPLTLIAPLLGLQFGLEANELMVLVASLMLGTPILSMIGAIGAALTLGVRGGSILMALLVLPLYVPVLIFGSGAVEQSMMSIDYSANLSLLGAGLLIGALVIPFAVASALRISLD; encoded by the coding sequence ATGAATGTGGCGGTTGCTCAAGCGTCGATCGAGCCTTTGGTGGTGGTGGCACCGGAGCGCGCCGTATGGCTGGCTGCGGGAAGGGATCTGCGTCTGGGGCTGCGTTCGCGCGCGGAACTGGTGCAGGCGCTTATGTTTTTGATCATCGTGGTCAGTCTTTTTCCGTTGGCGGTGGGACCCGAATCGGCACTGTTGAAACGCATTGCCTCGGGTGTGGTCTGGGTGGCGGCGCTCCTGTCGGTATTGTTGACATTGCCACGCATATTCGCGGCGGACTACGCGGATGGCACGCTTGAACAACTGGTCATGTCCCCCTATCCCTTGCCGCTAATCGCGGCTGGCAAAATGCTCGCGCACTGGTTGATGAGCGGATTGCCGCTTACGCTGATTGCGCCGCTGCTTGGCCTGCAATTTGGCCTGGAGGCGAACGAACTTATGGTGCTGGTGGCGAGTCTGATGCTAGGTACGCCGATACTGTCGATGATCGGTGCGATCGGTGCGGCACTGACACTGGGGGTTCGTGGCGGATCGATTTTGATGGCCCTTTTGGTGTTGCCGCTGTATGTACCGGTGCTGATTTTTGGTTCAGGCGCCGTAGAGCAATCAATGATGTCCATCGACTATTCGGCCAATTTGTCATTGCTCGGCGCCGGGTTGCTGATTGGTGCGCTGGTCATCCCGTTTGCGGTCGCTTCCGCGCTGCGAATCTCACTGGATTAA
- a CDS encoding DUF4440 domain-containing protein translates to MHSLRDDFFEFGSSGGIINKEMVLAYLGAETIDMTSVDFTLHVLADGVALLTYRSLKRFGGAKPLLYSNRSSIWTCTNGDWQMFFHQGTPAISFEFDVPGSHQLKR, encoded by the coding sequence GTGCATTCGCTGCGTGACGACTTCTTTGAATTTGGCAGCTCCGGCGGAATCATCAACAAGGAGATGGTGTTGGCTTACCTCGGCGCGGAGACTATCGACATGACCTCGGTTGATTTCACGCTGCATGTATTGGCCGACGGAGTCGCCCTGCTGACATATCGTTCCTTGAAACGCTTTGGCGGTGCAAAACCACTGCTCTATTCCAATCGAAGTTCAATCTGGACGTGCACGAATGGTGATTGGCAAATGTTCTTTCATCAAGGAACGCCGGCGATTTCCTTTGAGTTCGATGTGCCTGGTTCGCATCAATTGAAGCGATAG